The following coding sequences are from one Mycobacterium bourgelatii window:
- a CDS encoding type I polyketide synthase, which yields MITEALRKIDDLTARLAVAEKSSTEPIAVVGMGCRFPGGVNNPEQFWELLRDGRSGIGRVPPERWDADAFFTDDHTVPGTICSREGGFLSGWQPDEFDAEFFSISPREAAAMDPQQRLFLEVAWEALEHSGIAPHTIRGTQTSVFVGVTAYDYMVTLAGQLRPEDLDAYIPTGNALNFTAGRLAYFLGARGPAMVIDTACSSSLVAVHLACQSLRSGESDTALVGGTNLLLSPGPSIACSRWGMLSPEGRCKTFDADANGYVRSEGAGVVVLKRLSDAQRDGNRILAVVRGSAVNQDGASSGVTVPNGPAQQELLRRALQAARLTPADIDYIEAHGTGTPLGDPIELDSLSKVFDDRQDRDPLVLGSVKTNLGHLEAAAGIAGFMKTVLALQNRHIPRHLNFRQLTPHVSEGVTRLNIAADGMDWPATDRPRRAGVSSFGVSGTNSHVVIEEAPEPVVSQHVPQPSVSTLVLFGKTPQRVAATAGVLADWLEGPGATTPLADVAHTLNHHRARQARFGTVVARDHAQAIAGLRALATDQPAPGIVGCNSGPGGPGTVFVYSGQGSQWAGMGRRLLADEPAFAQAVAELEPDFVAQTGFSLQQTLTEGRDVVGIDRIQPVLVGIQLALTALWRHYGVTPDAVIGHSMGEVTAAVVAGALTQAEGLKVIATRSRLMSQLSGQGAMALLELDADAVAALIADYPQLTLAVHASPRQSVIAGPPEQVDAVIATVAAQDLLARRIEVDVASHHPIIDPVLPQLRSALADLRPKPPAIPLISTVSEGSAGSAGSTPTLDAEYWAANLRNPVRFHQAVAQAGENHHTFIEVSPHPLLTYAITDTLGATDAGQGTHVSGTLHRDADDTITFHTNLNATHTTRPPDTPHPPEPHPMLPLTPWQHTRHWITASSTASYGADTHPLLGIGVTDPTNGTRVWESEVNPELLFLGGHRVHDACVLPGAAYADIALAAATQAFDTDSWTIRELSLEQLMHIDGNTLIVTTLTGDNQLCRVEIRTRSAVSGWTTHATATLAPAPDTAADVVDPGPDGGTELDPDELYQRLRAAGQQHGPAFQGIVGLAVLPSGAARAAVRLPAAAKAGARKFPLHPVMMDVALQTLGATELATQLATGATGQRATVLPVRFGGVRVYGDVVDGAYAVGSLAPTDSTDRLAGQVFLFDDHGRLLLEIDHVEMAVLQSRGAAELNNRLFTVQWEPTPLDGSTSESAALLLVGDDDSLASALATRIELCESVSGDDEATLHAAITRRDVEWDGIVVVHPARAVDEAKPVAEQLELARQRVLRIADIVRTVSRIGARNSPRLWIITRGAQQVDPSETVTLPQSQLRGIARVLTFEHPELRTTLVDVDADGTGPLSGLVDELLANTDHDEVALRDGQRFVRRLVAAPVTPAGELAVESRDVTVDIDTGGAFTLELGGADGVKFHAARRVPPGAGEVEVRVHRAALDGGECVGVVTAVGPEIPDVASVHEGQRVIAFGAATIGSHLSTSAELVFPLPDWLSDIEAAGYGKAYLTAWHALCTVGRLAGGERVLIHSAPDGVDVAAVHIAKRIGAVIYATTPGTSDDKRALFADLGVDYVGDSRGVGFAEEILDRTDGAGVDVVLNSLPGEALRAGMQTLAPGGRFIELGKNTDTSIGVAALARSASFSVVDIDLNLRLRPSQYRKYFAEIVQLAQQGELPPVPVSEFGSEDPVGRTFITIPQTGRVSALASPPAQPLVRPDGGYIIAGGMGGLGLVTARWLAQQGAGLVVVNGRSAPSPDVLKNIEEIAAEGGRVEVVTGDLSDPDTARRLVAAVDDAGFPLAGVVHSAMVLADEIVLNISDSASARVFAPKVAGGWWLHEATKHTDVDWWVSFSSAASLLGAPGQGSYAAANSWIDGLVAHRRSLGLPATGINWGPWAEVGRAQFFADLGISMITPEQGLAAMQLVLSADRTRTGVFALDARQWFQSFPAAAGSSLFAKLQESIAIEPRTGGRIRAELDELAAQDRPAYLAAAIADEIRAVLRSTEAIDHDRPMESLGLDSLMALELRNRLEASLGTTLPVALVWAYPTITDLAGALCERLGYAPALESTAAEVISDTDLSDEEMDLLSDLVAASELEAATEGVE from the coding sequence ATCATCACCGAGGCGTTGCGCAAGATCGACGACCTCACCGCCCGCCTCGCGGTCGCCGAGAAGTCCAGCACCGAACCGATCGCCGTGGTCGGCATGGGATGCCGGTTCCCGGGTGGGGTGAACAACCCCGAGCAATTCTGGGAGTTGTTGCGCGACGGTCGCAGCGGCATCGGCCGGGTGCCCCCGGAGCGCTGGGACGCCGACGCGTTCTTCACCGACGATCACACCGTCCCGGGCACCATCTGCAGTCGCGAGGGCGGCTTCCTCTCCGGCTGGCAACCCGACGAGTTCGATGCGGAATTCTTCTCGATCTCGCCGCGCGAAGCGGCGGCGATGGATCCGCAACAGCGGTTGTTCCTCGAGGTCGCGTGGGAAGCGCTGGAACACTCCGGCATTGCGCCGCACACCATTCGGGGTACGCAAACTTCCGTCTTCGTCGGCGTCACCGCGTACGACTACATGGTCACGCTGGCGGGTCAATTGCGGCCGGAGGATCTCGACGCATACATCCCCACCGGCAATGCGCTGAACTTCACCGCGGGACGACTGGCCTATTTCCTGGGGGCGCGTGGCCCCGCAATGGTCATCGACACGGCGTGCTCGTCGTCATTGGTCGCGGTGCACCTGGCCTGCCAGAGTTTGCGCTCCGGAGAAAGCGACACCGCGCTGGTCGGTGGAACCAACCTGCTGCTCAGCCCCGGCCCGAGCATCGCCTGTTCACGATGGGGAATGCTGTCGCCCGAAGGGCGGTGCAAGACCTTCGACGCCGACGCCAACGGTTATGTGCGCAGCGAGGGCGCCGGGGTCGTGGTGCTCAAGCGGTTGTCCGACGCCCAACGCGATGGCAACCGCATCCTGGCCGTGGTGCGTGGGTCGGCGGTCAACCAGGACGGCGCCAGCAGCGGGGTCACCGTTCCCAACGGCCCGGCACAACAGGAGCTACTGCGCCGGGCGCTGCAGGCGGCCCGGCTGACCCCCGCAGACATCGATTACATCGAGGCGCACGGCACCGGGACCCCGCTCGGTGACCCGATCGAACTGGACTCGCTGAGCAAGGTTTTCGACGATCGGCAAGACCGTGACCCGCTGGTGCTGGGCTCGGTGAAGACGAACCTTGGGCATCTCGAGGCGGCGGCGGGCATCGCCGGATTCATGAAAACCGTGCTGGCGCTGCAAAACCGGCACATCCCGCGGCATTTGAACTTCCGCCAGCTGACGCCGCACGTCAGCGAGGGTGTCACGCGGCTCAACATCGCCGCGGACGGGATGGACTGGCCGGCAACCGACCGGCCCCGCCGGGCCGGTGTGTCGTCCTTCGGCGTCAGCGGCACCAACTCGCATGTGGTGATCGAGGAGGCACCCGAACCGGTTGTCTCGCAGCATGTTCCCCAACCGTCGGTGTCGACGCTGGTGCTCTTCGGCAAGACCCCGCAACGGGTGGCCGCGACCGCGGGCGTGCTGGCGGACTGGCTGGAGGGACCAGGCGCGACAACCCCGTTGGCCGACGTCGCGCACACGCTCAATCACCACCGGGCTCGCCAAGCCAGATTCGGCACCGTGGTTGCCCGCGACCACGCCCAGGCCATCGCGGGCCTACGGGCGCTGGCCACCGATCAGCCCGCACCCGGCATCGTTGGCTGCAATAGCGGTCCCGGCGGACCCGGCACGGTGTTCGTGTATTCGGGCCAGGGCTCGCAGTGGGCCGGCATGGGACGCCGACTGCTGGCCGACGAGCCCGCGTTCGCCCAGGCGGTTGCCGAACTGGAGCCGGATTTTGTTGCCCAGACCGGGTTTTCGTTGCAGCAGACGCTGACCGAGGGCCGCGACGTGGTCGGCATCGACCGCATCCAGCCCGTCCTCGTCGGCATCCAACTCGCGCTGACGGCGCTGTGGCGCCACTACGGGGTCACCCCCGATGCGGTGATCGGCCATTCCATGGGCGAAGTGACGGCCGCCGTGGTGGCCGGGGCGCTGACTCAGGCCGAGGGGTTGAAGGTGATCGCCACGCGGTCGCGGCTGATGAGCCAGCTGTCCGGCCAGGGCGCGATGGCGTTGCTCGAACTCGACGCGGACGCCGTCGCGGCACTGATCGCCGACTATCCGCAACTGACGCTGGCCGTGCATGCCTCGCCGCGTCAGTCGGTGATCGCCGGTCCACCCGAGCAGGTGGACGCCGTCATTGCCACCGTCGCGGCACAGGACCTGCTGGCGCGCCGCATCGAGGTCGACGTCGCGTCGCACCACCCGATCATCGATCCGGTGTTGCCGCAATTGCGTTCCGCGCTGGCCGATTTGCGGCCCAAGCCCCCCGCCATCCCGCTGATCTCCACGGTCTCAGAGGGCTCAGCAGGTTCAGCAGGCTCGACGCCGACCCTGGATGCCGAGTATTGGGCGGCCAACCTGCGCAACCCGGTGCGGTTCCACCAGGCCGTCGCCCAGGCCGGCGAAAACCACCACACCTTCATCGAAGTGAGCCCCCATCCCCTGCTCACCTACGCGATCACAGACACCCTGGGCGCGACCGACGCCGGCCAGGGCACCCACGTCTCGGGCACGCTGCACCGAGACGCCGACGACACCATCACGTTCCACACCAACCTCAACGCCACCCACACCACCCGTCCGCCCGACACCCCGCATCCACCCGAACCCCACCCGATGCTGCCGCTGACCCCGTGGCAGCACACCCGGCACTGGATCACGGCGAGTTCGACCGCCTCGTACGGCGCAGACACCCACCCGCTGCTGGGCATCGGCGTCACCGACCCCACCAACGGCACCCGCGTATGGGAATCCGAGGTCAACCCGGAGCTGCTGTTTCTGGGCGGCCACCGCGTCCATGACGCGTGCGTACTGCCCGGCGCGGCATACGCGGACATCGCGCTGGCCGCGGCGACGCAAGCCTTCGACACTGATTCGTGGACGATCCGAGAGCTCAGCCTCGAGCAGTTGATGCACATCGACGGCAACACGCTGATCGTCACGACCCTGACCGGGGACAACCAGTTGTGCCGGGTCGAAATCCGGACCCGCAGTGCCGTTTCCGGCTGGACGACGCACGCCACCGCCACGCTGGCACCCGCCCCTGACACGGCTGCCGACGTCGTGGATCCGGGGCCCGACGGCGGGACCGAACTCGACCCCGACGAGCTTTATCAACGGCTGCGCGCTGCCGGCCAACAACACGGCCCGGCGTTCCAGGGGATCGTCGGCCTGGCCGTCCTACCGTCCGGAGCGGCTCGTGCCGCGGTACGACTGCCCGCGGCGGCCAAGGCGGGCGCACGCAAGTTCCCGCTGCATCCGGTCATGATGGACGTCGCCTTGCAGACGCTGGGCGCGACCGAGTTGGCCACCCAATTGGCAACGGGGGCAACGGGACAGCGGGCCACGGTGCTTCCGGTGCGGTTCGGCGGCGTGCGCGTGTACGGCGATGTGGTCGACGGTGCCTACGCGGTCGGTTCACTTGCGCCGACCGACAGCACGGACAGGTTGGCCGGGCAGGTCTTTCTCTTCGATGACCACGGCCGACTGCTACTGGAAATCGACCATGTCGAGATGGCGGTGCTGCAGTCACGCGGCGCAGCGGAACTCAACAACCGCCTGTTCACGGTGCAGTGGGAACCAACCCCGTTGGACGGCTCGACCAGCGAGTCGGCCGCGCTGCTGCTGGTCGGCGACGACGATTCCCTGGCGTCCGCACTCGCCACTCGAATCGAGCTGTGCGAGTCGGTCTCCGGTGACGACGAGGCAACCCTGCACGCGGCCATCACCCGACGAGACGTCGAATGGGACGGCATTGTCGTGGTCCATCCCGCCCGGGCGGTCGACGAAGCCAAACCCGTGGCAGAACAACTGGAGCTGGCCCGGCAACGGGTGCTGCGGATCGCTGACATCGTCCGGACGGTCTCTAGAATCGGCGCGCGCAACAGCCCCCGGCTGTGGATCATCACCCGCGGCGCCCAGCAGGTAGACCCCAGCGAGACGGTCACTTTGCCGCAGTCACAGCTTCGTGGCATCGCCCGTGTGCTGACCTTCGAACACCCGGAACTGCGCACGACCCTCGTCGATGTCGACGCCGACGGCACGGGGCCACTTTCGGGTCTGGTCGACGAATTGCTGGCAAACACCGATCACGACGAGGTGGCACTGCGCGACGGGCAGCGGTTTGTGCGTCGCCTGGTGGCGGCGCCCGTGACGCCTGCCGGCGAACTCGCCGTCGAAAGCCGGGACGTCACCGTCGATATCGACACCGGCGGTGCGTTCACCCTGGAACTCGGCGGAGCCGACGGGGTGAAATTCCATGCCGCCAGGCGCGTCCCGCCCGGGGCCGGCGAGGTCGAGGTCCGCGTTCACCGCGCGGCGCTGGACGGCGGCGAGTGCGTGGGCGTGGTGACCGCGGTCGGCCCCGAGATTCCCGATGTCGCATCCGTCCATGAAGGACAGCGCGTCATCGCCTTCGGCGCAGCGACGATCGGTTCGCATCTCAGCACGTCCGCGGAACTCGTTTTCCCGCTTCCCGACTGGCTCTCGGATATCGAAGCCGCGGGATACGGGAAGGCCTACCTCACCGCCTGGCACGCGCTGTGCACGGTCGGGCGGTTGGCGGGCGGCGAACGCGTACTGATCCATTCGGCGCCGGACGGCGTGGATGTGGCCGCGGTGCACATCGCCAAGAGAATTGGCGCGGTGATTTACGCGACGACCCCGGGAACATCGGATGACAAGCGCGCACTGTTCGCGGACCTGGGCGTCGACTACGTCGGAGATTCGCGCGGCGTGGGGTTCGCCGAAGAGATTCTCGACCGCACCGACGGCGCCGGTGTCGACGTCGTCCTCAACTCGCTTCCCGGAGAAGCGCTTCGCGCGGGAATGCAGACACTTGCCCCGGGCGGACGATTCATCGAACTGGGCAAGAACACCGACACGTCGATCGGGGTGGCCGCGCTGGCCCGCAGCGCCTCGTTCTCGGTGGTCGACATCGATCTGAACCTGCGGTTGCGGCCGAGCCAGTACCGCAAATACTTCGCAGAGATAGTGCAGCTCGCCCAACAGGGTGAACTGCCTCCCGTGCCGGTCAGCGAGTTCGGGTCCGAAGACCCCGTCGGCCGGACCTTCATCACGATCCCGCAGACCGGCCGCGTGTCGGCGTTGGCGTCGCCGCCGGCCCAGCCGCTGGTCAGGCCGGACGGCGGTTACATCATCGCCGGCGGAATGGGTGGTCTCGGCTTGGTGACCGCACGCTGGCTGGCGCAGCAGGGCGCGGGATTGGTTGTGGTCAACGGGCGTTCGGCGCCCAGCCCGGACGTGCTCAAAAATATCGAGGAGATCGCCGCCGAGGGTGGCCGGGTGGAAGTGGTCACCGGCGACCTCTCGGACCCCGACACCGCGCGGCGACTGGTGGCTGCCGTGGACGACGCCGGTTTCCCTTTGGCCGGCGTCGTCCACAGCGCGATGGTGCTCGCCGACGAAATCGTGCTGAACATCTCCGATTCCGCGTCCGCGCGGGTGTTCGCCCCGAAGGTGGCCGGCGGCTGGTGGTTGCACGAAGCCACCAAGCACACCGACGTCGATTGGTGGGTGTCGTTCTCCTCTGCCGCTTCACTTCTCGGCGCACCGGGCCAAGGCTCCTACGCCGCCGCGAACTCCTGGATCGACGGTTTGGTCGCGCACCGGCGCTCGCTCGGGTTGCCCGCGACCGGGATCAACTGGGGCCCGTGGGCCGAGGTGGGCCGCGCTCAGTTCTTCGCCGACCTCGGCATCTCGATGATCACCCCCGAGCAGGGCCTCGCGGCGATGCAACTGGTGCTGTCTGCCGACCGGACCCGCACCGGCGTGTTCGCACTCGACGCGCGGCAGTGGTTTCAGTCCTTCCCCGCCGCTGCGGGTTCGTCGTTGTTCGCCAAGCTGCAGGAATCGATAGCCATCGAACCCCGCACGGGCGGCCGCATCCGGGCGGAGCTGGATGAGCTTGCCGCACAGGACCGTCCGGCCTACCTCGCCGCGGCCATCGCCGACGAGATCCGGGCGGTGCTGCGTTCGACCGAGGCGATCGACCACGACCGGCCAATGGAATCGCTGGGTCTGGATTCGCTGATGGCCCTGGAATTACGCAACAGGCTGGAAGCGAGTCTGGGTACGACGCTGCCGGTCGCCCTGGTGTGGGCCTACCCCACCATCACCGATCTCGCCGGTGCGCTCTGTGAACGGCTCGGCTATGCGCCGGCCTTGGAAAGCACAGCCGCCGAGGTGATCTCCGACACGGACCTGTCGGACGAGGAAATGGATTTGCTGTCGGACCTGGTCGCAGCAAGTGAGTTGGAAGCTGCAACGGAGGGCGTCGAGTAA
- a CDS encoding type I polyketide synthase, translating to MRTAFSRISGMTAQQRAILTEEFTKISRVAVAEPIAVVGIGCRFPGDVDSPDSFWDLLVEGRNAISRIPADRWDADAFYDPDPLTPGRMTTKWGGFVPDVAGFDAEFFGITPREAAAMDPQQRMLLEVSWEALENAGIPPDSLSGSRTGVMMGVYFNEYQSMLAATPDSVDAYSGTGNAHSITVGRISYLLGLRGPSVAVDTACSSSLVAVHLACQSLRLRETDLALAGGVSITLRPETQIAISAWGLLSPNGRCAAFDGAADGFVRGEGAGVVVLKRLTDAVRDGDHVLAVVRGSAVNQDGRSNGVTAPNTAAQCDVIADALRSGDLAPESINYVEAHGTGTVLGDPIEFEALAGTYGLVKDNAQGPCALGAVKTNIGHTEAAAGIAGFIKATLAVQRAQIPPNLHFSQWNPAIDAASTRFFVPTENTAWPAADGPRRAAVSSFGLGGTNAHVIIEQGPELAPVAGSADSTEVCTLVVTGKSTQRVAATAGVLADWLEGPGSATPLADVAHTLNHHRARHPKFGTVVARDRGQAIAGLRALAAGQHAPGVVLPRDATQDGAPGTVFVYSGRGSQWAGMGRQLLADEPAFAAALDELEPVFVQEAGFSLREVVAEGKELVGIEQIQLGLIGMQLALTQLWRSHGVQPDLVIGHSMGEVAAAVVAGALTPAEGLRVTATRSRLMAPLSGQGGMAMLGLDVATTEALIADYPQVTLGIYNSPRQTVIAGPTEQIDELIERVRGQNRFASRVNIEVAPHNPAMDALQPAMRSELADLRPRTPTIPIISTTYEDLETRPAFDAEHWATNMRNPVRFQQAVTHAAEKAGHHTFIEVSAHPLLVQAIDDTLGGQEHLSVGTLQRDTDDTVTFRTNLYATRTAPPQTPHPPEPHPQLPSTPWQHTRHWLSDSNPALRLGPTVASPTAGHTVLHGWRYQLQWPAVPLQRTEHPGAASWLVLGDPELAAELAAELGGVAGSVGDAVGDALPGELAEADYVLYAPPSPADPDDVESAYDLFHTARRVAATLLASPSQPKLFILTRNAQPVADGERANPTHAVLWGLGRTLALEHPEIWGGVIDLDESVPPVLAASYVRAEAHSGDGEDQVVYRSGLRRSPRLQRLTAATPPVTLSDDTSQLVVGATGNIGPQLIRQLAKMGAKTIVTVSRNPGTKLAELAESLAATGTTLIQVAADAADPVAMSALFERFGADLPALEGIYLAAFAGGPVLLSDMTDDDVAAMFRPKLDAARLLHRLSLKHPVRHFVSFSSISGLTGSRWLGHYTATSAFLDTLGHARRLMGLPATVIAWGLWKSLADAQQDASQVSTESGLQPMDDEVAIEALASAINPAAGVQTVVVAADWPLLAAAYRTRGALRIVEDLLPVLGEAALPESEFRKALGKCPPERRLDMLFDEVGALAARVMGLHAGETLDPSTGFFQLGMDSLMSVTLQRALSETLGEFLPASVVFDYPTVYSLTDYLATVLPELAETVAAAATHASEADAGGGDTYDELTEDELLQQLSERLS from the coding sequence ATGCGAACCGCTTTCAGCCGGATTTCCGGTATGACCGCGCAGCAGCGCGCGATCCTTACCGAGGAATTCACCAAGATCTCCCGCGTCGCCGTGGCGGAGCCGATCGCCGTGGTGGGCATCGGATGCCGATTCCCCGGCGATGTCGACAGCCCGGATAGCTTCTGGGATCTGCTGGTAGAGGGCCGCAATGCGATCTCGCGCATACCGGCCGACCGGTGGGACGCGGACGCGTTCTATGACCCCGACCCGCTGACACCCGGCCGGATGACCACCAAGTGGGGCGGCTTCGTGCCCGACGTGGCGGGTTTCGACGCCGAGTTCTTCGGCATCACACCGCGTGAGGCCGCGGCCATGGATCCGCAGCAGCGAATGCTGCTCGAGGTGTCTTGGGAGGCCCTCGAAAACGCCGGAATCCCACCGGATTCCCTCAGCGGCAGCCGGACCGGCGTGATGATGGGCGTCTACTTCAACGAGTATCAGTCGATGCTCGCCGCGACGCCGGACAGCGTGGACGCCTACAGCGGAACCGGAAACGCCCACAGCATCACCGTCGGCCGCATTTCGTACCTGTTGGGACTCCGCGGCCCCTCGGTGGCCGTCGACACCGCATGCTCGTCGTCATTGGTTGCGGTGCATTTGGCCTGTCAGAGTCTGCGGCTGCGGGAAACTGATCTGGCGCTGGCCGGCGGGGTCAGCATCACGCTGCGTCCCGAGACCCAAATCGCCATCTCCGCTTGGGGATTACTGTCCCCCAACGGCCGGTGCGCGGCATTCGACGGGGCCGCCGACGGCTTCGTGCGCGGTGAGGGCGCCGGCGTGGTGGTGCTCAAGCGGTTGACCGACGCGGTGCGCGACGGTGACCACGTGCTGGCGGTGGTGCGCGGTTCGGCGGTCAACCAGGACGGCCGCTCCAACGGCGTCACCGCGCCGAACACCGCTGCGCAATGTGACGTGATCGCCGACGCCCTGCGATCCGGTGATCTCGCTCCCGAAAGCATCAACTACGTCGAGGCCCACGGAACCGGCACTGTATTGGGCGATCCCATCGAGTTCGAGGCGCTGGCCGGCACCTACGGCCTGGTCAAGGACAACGCCCAGGGCCCGTGTGCGCTGGGCGCGGTGAAGACCAACATCGGCCACACCGAGGCGGCGGCCGGTATCGCCGGCTTCATCAAGGCCACGCTGGCCGTGCAACGCGCCCAGATCCCACCGAATCTGCATTTCTCGCAATGGAATCCGGCCATCGACGCCGCATCGACCAGGTTCTTTGTCCCCACCGAGAACACCGCGTGGCCGGCCGCCGATGGGCCGCGCCGAGCCGCGGTGTCGTCGTTCGGATTGGGCGGTACCAATGCGCACGTCATCATCGAGCAAGGTCCCGAGCTGGCGCCGGTAGCTGGAAGTGCCGACAGCACAGAGGTTTGCACGTTGGTGGTGACCGGCAAGTCGACGCAGCGGGTGGCCGCGACGGCGGGTGTGCTCGCCGACTGGTTGGAGGGCCCCGGCTCGGCGACGCCGCTCGCCGACGTGGCCCACACGCTCAACCATCACCGCGCCCGACACCCCAAGTTCGGCACCGTCGTCGCCCGCGACCGCGGCCAGGCCATCGCCGGCCTGCGCGCCTTGGCCGCCGGCCAGCACGCGCCCGGGGTGGTGCTCCCCCGAGATGCCACCCAGGACGGGGCACCTGGCACCGTCTTCGTCTACTCCGGCCGCGGTTCCCAATGGGCCGGAATGGGCCGCCAATTGTTGGCCGACGAACCGGCTTTCGCCGCCGCACTGGACGAACTCGAGCCGGTGTTCGTCCAGGAGGCGGGCTTCTCGCTGCGCGAGGTGGTGGCCGAGGGCAAGGAACTGGTTGGCATCGAGCAGATACAGCTCGGCCTGATCGGCATGCAGTTGGCACTGACGCAGCTGTGGCGTTCCCACGGTGTGCAGCCCGACCTGGTGATCGGGCACTCGATGGGCGAGGTCGCGGCCGCGGTGGTGGCCGGGGCGTTGACGCCCGCCGAGGGGCTACGGGTGACCGCCACCCGCTCGCGGTTGATGGCTCCGCTGTCGGGACAGGGCGGCATGGCGATGCTCGGGCTTGACGTGGCGACCACCGAGGCGTTGATCGCCGACTACCCGCAGGTGACCTTGGGCATCTACAACTCCCCGCGCCAGACGGTGATCGCCGGGCCCACCGAGCAGATCGACGAGTTGATCGAACGGGTGCGGGGCCAGAATCGGTTCGCCAGCCGGGTCAACATCGAAGTGGCGCCGCACAATCCGGCGATGGATGCGCTGCAGCCCGCGATGCGATCGGAATTGGCCGATCTGCGCCCCCGGACGCCGACCATCCCGATCATCTCCACCACCTACGAAGACCTCGAGACCCGCCCGGCTTTCGATGCCGAGCACTGGGCAACCAACATGCGCAACCCGGTGCGCTTCCAACAGGCTGTCACGCACGCCGCCGAGAAGGCGGGCCACCACACCTTTATCGAAGTCAGCGCGCACCCGCTGCTGGTCCAAGCCATCGACGACACGCTCGGCGGCCAAGAACACCTCAGCGTCGGGACACTGCAACGCGACACCGACGACACGGTCACCTTCCGCACCAACCTCTACGCCACCCGGACCGCGCCGCCACAGACCCCGCACCCGCCCGAGCCGCACCCCCAGCTGCCCAGCACCCCGTGGCAGCACACCCGACACTGGCTTTCCGACTCCAACCCCGCCTTGCGGTTGGGTCCGACCGTCGCGTCTCCCACGGCCGGGCACACGGTGCTCCACGGCTGGCGCTACCAGCTGCAATGGCCGGCCGTCCCGTTGCAGCGCACCGAACACCCCGGCGCAGCCAGCTGGCTCGTGCTCGGCGACCCCGAACTGGCAGCAGAGCTGGCGGCAGAGCTCGGCGGTGTCGCCGGCTCGGTAGGCGACGCGGTAGGCGACGCGTTGCCCGGCGAACTCGCCGAGGCCGACTACGTGCTGTACGCACCTCCCTCCCCCGCCGATCCCGACGACGTCGAGTCGGCCTACGACCTGTTCCACACGGCGCGGCGGGTGGCAGCGACCCTGCTGGCGAGTCCGTCACAACCGAAGTTGTTCATCCTGACCCGCAACGCGCAGCCCGTCGCCGACGGCGAGCGAGCCAACCCGACCCACGCGGTGCTGTGGGGGCTGGGCCGCACGCTGGCGCTCGAACACCCCGAGATCTGGGGTGGCGTCATCGATCTCGACGAGTCCGTGCCGCCCGTGCTGGCCGCCTCGTACGTACGCGCCGAGGCCCACAGCGGTGACGGCGAAGACCAGGTCGTGTATCGGTCGGGGCTGCGCCGGTCGCCTCGGCTGCAAAGGCTAACCGCCGCAACGCCGCCGGTTACCCTCAGCGACGACACCAGTCAGCTGGTGGTCGGCGCGACCGGAAACATCGGACCGCAGTTGATCCGTCAACTGGCGAAGATGGGCGCGAAGACGATCGTCACTGTGTCCCGTAACCCAGGCACCAAGCTGGCGGAGCTCGCCGAAAGCCTCGCGGCGACCGGAACAACGCTCATTCAGGTCGCCGCGGACGCGGCCGACCCCGTCGCAATGAGCGCACTGTTCGAGCGGTTCGGAGCGGACCTGCCCGCTTTGGAGGGCATCTACCTCGCTGCCTTTGCCGGTGGGCCAGTGCTGCTGAGCGACATGACCGACGACGACGTCGCCGCGATGTTCCGACCCAAGCTGGACGCCGCCCGGCTGCTGCACCGGCTGTCGCTGAAACACCCCGTGCGGCACTTTGTTTCCTTCTCGTCGATCTCGGGGCTGACCGGGTCGCGCTGGCTGGGCCACTACACGGCCACCAGCGCCTTCCTGGACACCCTGGGCCACGCCCGTCGCCTGATGGGGCTGCCCGCGACCGTCATCGCCTGGGGCCTGTGGAAGTCCCTGGCCGATGCGCAGCAGGACGCAAGCCAGGTGAGTACCGAATCCGGCCTGCAGCCCATGGACGACGAGGTGGCCATCGAGGCGTTGGCCTCCGCGATCAACCCCGCCGCCGGCGTGCAAACCGTTGTGGTGGCGGCGGATTGGCCGCTGCTGGCGGCGGCCTACCGCACCCGCGGTGCGCTGCGCATCGTCGAGGACCTGTTGCCGGTTCTCGGCGAGGCGGCGTTGCCGGAGAGCGAGTTCCGCAAGGCCCTCGGGAAATGCCCGCCCGAGCGGCGACTCGACATGCTCTTCGACGAGGTCGGCGCGCTGGCCGCGAGGGTGATGGGGCTGCACGCCGGTGAGACGCTCGATCCGTCGACCGGCTTCTTCCAGCTCGGGATGGACTCGTTGATGAGCGTGACGCTGCAGCGCGCGCTGTCCGAGACGCTGGGCGAATTCCTGCCCGCCTCGGTGGTTTTCGACTACCCGACGGTGTACAGCCTGACCGATTACCTGGCCACCGTGCTGCCGGAGCTGGCCGAGACCGTCGCGGCGGCCGCTACCCACGCCTCAGAGGCGGACGCCGGCGGCGGTGATACCTACGACGAGCTGACCGAAGATGAGTTGTTGCAACAGCTTTCAGAAAGGTTGAGCTGA